A section of the Roseomonas marmotae genome encodes:
- the aceA gene encoding isocitrate lyase: MRPTPTMLPDGIAAGPGPGRFAGIRRDYAPEEVERLAGSFRVKHTLAEMGARRLWHLLQTEPFVNTLGALTGNQALQQVKAGLKAIYLSGWQVAADANSAGQMYPDQSLYPVDSVPRVITRINAALRRADQIAHLENTGDTTHWMAPIIADAEAGFGGPLNAYELMRAMIEAGAAGVHFEDQLASEKKCGHLGGKVLVPISQHIRTLNAARLAADVEGVPTVLLCRTDAESAQLLTSDVDERDHPFISGERTPEGFFRIKPGIGKQYAIARGLAYAPYADLLWWETSDPDLDDARAFAEAIHREFPGKMLAYNCSPSFNWKRKMGEEAAAKFQREIGAMGYKFQFITLAGFHSLNHSMFQLARGYRERGMAAYSELQQAEFAAEAEGYTATRHQREVGVSYFDAVATIASGGRSSTTAMAHSTETAQFQDTPAVPEMAPAK; the protein is encoded by the coding sequence ATGCGCCCTACCCCAACCATGCTGCCTGATGGGATCGCCGCCGGGCCGGGGCCCGGGCGTTTCGCCGGCATCCGGCGCGACTATGCGCCTGAAGAGGTGGAGCGTCTGGCCGGGTCGTTCCGGGTGAAGCACACGCTGGCCGAGATGGGCGCCCGCCGCCTGTGGCATCTGCTGCAAACGGAGCCTTTCGTGAACACGCTGGGCGCATTGACCGGCAACCAGGCGCTACAGCAGGTGAAGGCGGGGCTGAAGGCCATTTACCTCTCCGGCTGGCAGGTCGCGGCCGACGCCAATTCAGCCGGGCAGATGTATCCGGACCAGTCGCTCTACCCGGTCGACTCCGTGCCCAGGGTGATTACCCGCATCAATGCCGCGCTGCGCCGCGCCGACCAGATCGCACATCTGGAAAATACCGGCGACACCACGCACTGGATGGCGCCCATCATCGCCGATGCCGAGGCAGGCTTCGGTGGCCCGCTGAATGCGTATGAGCTGATGCGCGCCATGATCGAGGCCGGCGCCGCCGGCGTGCATTTCGAGGACCAGCTGGCCAGCGAGAAGAAGTGCGGCCATCTCGGCGGCAAGGTGCTGGTGCCGATCTCGCAGCATATCCGCACGCTGAACGCCGCGCGGCTGGCCGCGGATGTGGAAGGCGTGCCCACTGTGCTGCTGTGCCGCACCGATGCGGAAAGCGCGCAGCTGCTGACCAGTGACGTGGACGAGCGCGACCATCCCTTCATCAGCGGTGAGCGCACGCCCGAGGGCTTCTTCCGCATCAAGCCTGGTATCGGCAAGCAGTATGCCATCGCACGCGGGCTGGCCTATGCGCCCTATGCCGACCTGCTGTGGTGGGAAACCTCCGATCCCGACCTGGATGACGCCCGCGCCTTCGCGGAGGCCATCCACCGGGAATTCCCGGGCAAGATGCTGGCCTATAACTGCTCGCCTTCCTTCAACTGGAAGCGGAAGATGGGCGAGGAGGCGGCGGCGAAGTTCCAACGCGAGATCGGCGCCATGGGCTACAAGTTCCAGTTCATCACCTTGGCCGGCTTCCACAGCCTGAACCATTCGATGTTCCAGCTCGCACGCGGCTACAGGGAACGCGGCATGGCGGCTTACTCCGAGTTGCAGCAAGCCGAGTTCGCCGCGGAGGCCGAAGGCTACACCGCCACGCGGCACCAACGCGAGGTCGGCGTCAGCTATTTCGACGCGGTGGCCACCATTGCCTCCGGCGGCCGCTCCAGCACCACCGCCATGGCGCACAGCACCGAGACCGCGCAGTTCCAGGACACCCCTGCCGTGCCCGAGATGGCGCCGGCGAAGTGA
- a CDS encoding acetyl/propionyl/methylcrotonyl-CoA carboxylase subunit alpha has product MMFRKILVANRGEIACRVIATAKRLGIATVAVYSEADAGARHTRLADEAWPIGPAPARQSYLVGERILEVARRSGAEAIHPGYGFLSENADFAAACAEAGIVFIGPPASAIRAMGSKAESKALMERSGVPLVPGYHGEAQDLPLLRAEAARIGYPVLVKASAGGGGKGMRVVTEPTEIEVAIEGAKREALASFGDDRVLIEKYLSQPRHIEIQVFADSFGKTVSLFERDCSIQRRHQKVIEEAPAPGMDPARRRAMGEAAVAAARAVGYAGAGTVEFIAEGDAFYFMEMNTRLQVEHPVTEMVTGLDLVEWQLRVAAGEPLPLPEEKLTLHGHAIEARIYAEDPARDFMPAVGTLIHLRQPREVPGHVRVDTGVRQGDTITPNYDPMIAKLVVWGEDRPAAVRRLAAALAEYEVVGPQTNLDLLRAIAGHPAFAAAELDTGFIARHAESLMCGRPAEADAALTWAAAALSTLREQREAVTAQARETGDRWSPWAQADAWRMNGEGYQDLHFRRGEEEPVTIRAHPLGKGRYRLGLPGGSAEAELAEDEAGPILLLDGVSRRLRLVRRGDELTVVLGGRNHLLRRIDPLAPPRTETAGNDRVRAPVPGRVSRVLVRPGEMVAKNAPLVVIEAMKMELTLRAPMDGRVESVPHQVEEMVEEGTELVTFETEAAAP; this is encoded by the coding sequence ATGATGTTCCGCAAGATCCTGGTGGCCAATCGCGGTGAGATCGCCTGCCGGGTGATCGCCACGGCCAAGCGGCTCGGCATCGCCACGGTGGCCGTCTATTCCGAAGCCGATGCCGGTGCGCGCCACACCCGGCTGGCCGACGAGGCCTGGCCCATCGGCCCCGCCCCCGCGCGCCAGAGCTATCTGGTGGGCGAGCGCATCCTGGAGGTCGCCCGCCGCTCCGGCGCCGAAGCGATCCATCCCGGCTATGGCTTCCTCTCGGAGAATGCCGATTTTGCGGCGGCCTGCGCCGAGGCGGGCATCGTGTTCATCGGCCCGCCGGCTTCGGCCATCCGCGCCATGGGGTCCAAGGCGGAATCCAAGGCGCTGATGGAACGCTCCGGCGTACCGCTGGTGCCGGGCTACCATGGCGAGGCGCAGGACCTGCCGCTGCTGAGGGCGGAGGCGGCGCGGATCGGCTATCCCGTGCTGGTCAAGGCCTCGGCCGGGGGCGGCGGCAAGGGGATGCGCGTCGTTACCGAGCCAACGGAGATCGAGGTTGCAATCGAGGGTGCCAAGCGCGAGGCGCTGGCCTCCTTCGGCGACGACCGCGTGCTGATCGAGAAATACCTGAGCCAGCCAAGGCATATCGAGATCCAGGTCTTTGCCGACAGCTTCGGCAAAACTGTCTCGCTGTTCGAGCGCGACTGCTCCATCCAGCGGCGGCACCAGAAGGTGATCGAGGAAGCGCCGGCCCCGGGCATGGACCCGGCGCGGCGCCGCGCCATGGGCGAGGCCGCCGTCGCCGCCGCGCGGGCCGTGGGCTATGCCGGCGCCGGCACGGTGGAATTCATCGCGGAAGGCGACGCCTTCTACTTCATGGAGATGAACACGCGCCTGCAGGTGGAGCATCCCGTGACGGAGATGGTCACGGGGCTGGATCTGGTGGAATGGCAGCTCCGCGTCGCCGCAGGCGAGCCCCTGCCGCTGCCGGAGGAGAAGCTCACCCTCCACGGCCATGCCATCGAGGCGCGGATCTATGCCGAGGACCCGGCGCGCGACTTCATGCCCGCCGTGGGCACCCTGATCCATCTGCGCCAGCCGCGCGAGGTGCCGGGCCATGTGCGGGTGGATACGGGCGTCCGCCAGGGCGACACCATCACGCCAAACTACGACCCCATGATCGCGAAGCTGGTCGTCTGGGGCGAGGACCGCCCGGCCGCCGTGCGGCGCCTCGCGGCGGCCCTGGCGGAATACGAGGTCGTCGGGCCGCAGACCAATCTGGACCTGCTGCGCGCCATCGCCGGCCACCCGGCCTTCGCGGCGGCGGAACTGGATACTGGCTTCATCGCCCGCCATGCAGAGAGCCTCATGTGCGGCAGGCCGGCGGAAGCCGATGCGGCACTGACCTGGGCGGCGGCGGCCTTGTCGACGCTGCGGGAACAGCGGGAGGCCGTGACGGCACAGGCGCGGGAGACGGGCGACCGCTGGTCCCCCTGGGCCCAGGCCGATGCCTGGCGCATGAATGGCGAAGGCTACCAGGACCTGCATTTCCGCCGGGGGGAGGAAGAGCCGGTCACCATCCGCGCGCATCCACTGGGCAAAGGGCGCTACCGGCTTGGCCTGCCCGGCGGCTCTGCCGAGGCGGAACTGGCGGAGGACGAGGCGGGCCCGATCCTGCTGCTGGACGGCGTCTCCCGCCGCCTGCGGCTGGTGCGGCGGGGGGATGAGCTGACGGTGGTGCTGGGCGGGCGGAACCACCTGCTGCGGCGCATCGACCCGCTGGCGCCGCCCCGGACGGAGACGGCCGGCAATGACCGCGTCCGGGCGCCGGTGCCCGGCCGGGTCAGCCGCGTGCTGGTGCGGCCTGGGGAGATGGTGGCGAAGAACGCGCCGCTGGTGGTGATCGAGGCCATGAAGATGGAACTGACGCTGCGCGCGCCCATGGATGGGCGCGTCGAGAGCGTGCCCCACCAGGTGGAGGAGATGGTGGAGGAAGGCACGGAACTCGTCACCTTCGAGACGGAGGCCGCCGCGCCATGA
- a CDS encoding alpha/beta fold hydrolase, translated as MLRSIDAGVLNVVFEEHGSPDGWPVLLMHGFPYDAHAYDAVAPILAAAGARVIVPWLRGYGPTRFLSPATPRSGEQAALGKDLLDLLDALRIRSAMLAGYDWGGRAACIVSALWPERVQGLVSQNGYNIQNIAQSGEPQAPENEMRLWYQYYFHSERGRRGLAENRREFCRLLWRLWSPKWRFDDATFERTAESFDNPAFVEVVIHSYRHRFGLVAGDPALLPVEHRLATQPPITVPAITLDGDADGVLALGGTAKHAPRFTGPHEHRVLRDGGHNLPQEMPEAFAAAILELRGRLAA; from the coding sequence ATGCTCAGATCCATCGATGCCGGCGTGCTGAATGTCGTGTTCGAGGAGCACGGGAGCCCGGATGGCTGGCCCGTGCTGCTGATGCACGGCTTCCCCTATGACGCGCATGCCTATGACGCGGTGGCGCCGATCCTGGCCGCGGCGGGCGCCAGGGTCATCGTGCCCTGGCTGCGCGGCTATGGTCCGACCCGCTTCCTGTCACCAGCGACGCCGCGCTCGGGCGAGCAGGCGGCGCTGGGCAAGGACCTGCTCGATCTGCTGGACGCGTTGCGGATCCGCTCCGCCATGCTGGCCGGATATGACTGGGGCGGGCGCGCGGCCTGCATCGTCTCCGCCTTGTGGCCGGAGCGCGTGCAGGGGCTGGTCTCGCAGAACGGCTACAATATCCAGAACATCGCCCAGTCCGGCGAGCCGCAGGCGCCGGAGAACGAGATGCGCCTGTGGTACCAGTATTACTTCCATTCCGAGCGCGGCCGCAGGGGGCTGGCGGAGAACCGGCGGGAGTTCTGCCGCCTGCTCTGGCGCCTCTGGTCGCCGAAATGGCGCTTCGACGACGCCACCTTCGAACGGACGGCCGAGAGCTTCGACAACCCCGCTTTCGTGGAGGTCGTGATCCACTCCTACCGGCACCGCTTCGGGCTGGTGGCGGGCGATCCGGCGCTGCTGCCGGTCGAGCACCGGCTGGCCACGCAGCCGCCGATCACCGTGCCCGCCATCACGCTCGATGGCGACGCAGACGGCGTGCTCGCCCTGGGGGGTACCGCGAAGCATGCGCCGCGCTTCACAGGGCCGCATGAGCACCGGGTGCTGCGGGATGGCGGGCATAATCTGCCGCAGGAAATGCCGGAGGCCTTCGCGGCGGCGATCCTGGAGCTGCGGGGCCGGCTGGCGGCCTGA
- a CDS encoding enoyl-CoA hydratase/isomerase family protein, translating to MSSTFLEAVDARGIATLTLNRPDRHNAFDDSLIAELTTALRRLGEDGAVRAVVLASSGRSFSAGADLGWMRRMAAHSFEDNLADAAGLAGLLHTLDRLRKPTIALVQGAAYGGGVGLVACCDIALAAEGASFCLSEVKLGLTPATISPYVVNAIGPRWARRLFQTAEVFDAARAREIGLVHEVLPAEGLAARGEDVIQALLQGAPGAQADAKDLVFLCEGRPVDAALSAETGRRIAQRRASAEGQEGIGAFLDKRAPPWRHQG from the coding sequence ATGAGCAGCACCTTTCTGGAAGCGGTGGACGCGCGCGGCATCGCCACGCTCACCCTGAACCGCCCCGACCGCCACAACGCCTTCGACGACAGCCTGATCGCTGAACTGACCACTGCCCTGCGGCGGCTTGGTGAGGATGGCGCGGTGCGGGCCGTGGTGCTGGCCAGCAGCGGCCGCTCCTTCTCGGCTGGTGCGGACCTGGGCTGGATGCGGCGGATGGCCGCCCATTCCTTCGAGGACAACCTCGCCGATGCAGCGGGCCTGGCCGGGCTGCTGCATACCCTGGACCGGCTGCGGAAGCCGACCATCGCCCTGGTGCAGGGAGCCGCCTATGGCGGCGGCGTGGGGCTGGTCGCCTGCTGCGATATCGCCCTGGCCGCCGAGGGCGCCAGCTTCTGCCTCAGCGAGGTGAAGCTCGGGCTCACCCCCGCCACCATCAGCCCCTATGTGGTCAATGCCATCGGGCCGCGCTGGGCCCGCCGCCTCTTCCAGACCGCCGAGGTTTTCGATGCCGCGCGCGCGCGGGAGATCGGGCTGGTGCATGAGGTGCTGCCGGCGGAGGGGCTCGCGGCGCGGGGCGAGGACGTCATACAGGCCCTGCTGCAAGGCGCGCCGGGCGCACAGGCCGATGCCAAGGATCTGGTCTTTCTGTGCGAGGGGCGGCCGGTGGACGCCGCCCTCTCCGCCGAGACCGGGCGGCGCATCGCGCAGCGGCGTGCCTCCGCCGAGGGGCAGGAGGGCATTGGCGCCTTTCTCGACAAGCGCGCGCCCCCGTGGCGGCACCAGGGCTGA
- a CDS encoding hydroxymethylglutaryl-CoA lyase: MSYPARVRVVEVGPRDGLQNEKATIPVATKAALIGQLAAAGLTTIEAGSFVSPRWVPQMADTAELLAMLPARQGVSYPVLVPNLRGLEQALATGRVEEIAVFGAASEAFSQRNINCSIDESLRRFEPVVAQALEHGLRVRGYVSCVLGCPYEGEVDAGAVTRVAAALAEMGCYEISLGDTIGTGTPLKARRMLEAVAAKVPAGRLALHFHDTYGQALANILACLELGVSVVDSAVAGLGGCPYAPGATGNVATEDVVYMLHGMGIGTELDLGRLCEAGAMISSALGRETASRVARARGATGGR; this comes from the coding sequence ATGAGCTACCCCGCGCGGGTGCGCGTGGTCGAGGTCGGGCCACGCGACGGGTTGCAGAACGAGAAGGCCACCATTCCCGTCGCCACCAAGGCAGCACTGATCGGGCAACTGGCGGCGGCCGGGCTGACCACCATCGAGGCCGGCAGCTTCGTCTCGCCCAGATGGGTGCCGCAGATGGCGGATACGGCGGAACTGCTGGCCATGCTGCCCGCCCGGCAGGGTGTCAGCTATCCCGTGCTGGTGCCGAACCTGCGGGGGCTGGAACAGGCCCTGGCCACGGGCCGGGTGGAGGAGATCGCGGTCTTCGGCGCGGCCTCGGAGGCCTTTTCCCAGCGGAACATCAACTGCTCGATCGACGAGAGCCTGCGGCGCTTCGAGCCAGTGGTGGCGCAGGCGCTTGAACACGGCCTGCGGGTGCGCGGCTACGTCTCCTGCGTGCTGGGATGCCCTTATGAGGGCGAGGTCGATGCCGGCGCGGTGACGCGGGTGGCCGCGGCCCTGGCGGAGATGGGCTGCTACGAGATTTCCCTGGGCGATACCATCGGCACGGGCACGCCGCTGAAGGCCCGCCGGATGCTGGAAGCCGTGGCCGCCAAAGTGCCGGCCGGCCGGCTGGCGCTGCATTTCCACGACACCTATGGGCAGGCCCTGGCCAATATCCTGGCCTGCCTCGAACTCGGCGTTTCCGTGGTGGACAGCGCGGTGGCCGGGCTGGGGGGCTGCCCCTATGCTCCGGGCGCCACGGGCAATGTGGCGACTGAGGACGTGGTCTATATGCTCCATGGCATGGGCATCGGGACAGAGCTGGACCTCGGCCGGCTCTGCGAGGCCGGGGCCATGATCTCCTCGGCCCTGGGGCGGGAGACAGCTTCCCGGGTCGCCCGGGCGCGCGGGGCCACGGGAGGCAGGTGA
- a CDS encoding helix-turn-helix domain-containing protein, which yields MSRPLIGRTIRRLRQDKGLTQQALAQRLGISGSYLNLIEADQRGVTASLLLKLAAILQVELATLSGQSERQLEAGLREVMTDPMLGLEAVPEAELQAMAGSAPNASRAVLALYRAWRVAREDASGLALPSGRRLQLPAEEARDFFQDRANHFPALETVAEQIGAEMAATPAELNHAIAQRLRQRHGLVVRVGALEGSLRRFDPAARLLELSESLPRGSRGFQMAFQLMLLEARGVVEEVLAPAAPSSAEAAALIRIGLLNYGAAALLMPYAPFLAAARELRHDLDRLCARFGQGFEQVTHRLCTMQRDGERGVPFFFLRTDTAGNVDKRFSAAGFPFARFGGSCPRWLPHITFASPERLQVQIAELPDGASFLCFARMIAGPVTRWGEPVPTHVVTLGCDISHAGEVVYADGMDLGTCRVGIGLSCRLCERADCRSRAFPPLEHRLSLDPHEERMAPWAFSGRRKDELQP from the coding sequence ATGTCCCGCCCACTGATCGGCCGCACGATCCGCCGGCTGCGGCAGGACAAAGGGCTGACCCAGCAGGCGCTGGCGCAGCGCCTTGGGATTTCCGGCAGCTACCTGAACCTGATCGAGGCCGACCAACGCGGCGTTACTGCCTCCCTTCTACTGAAGCTGGCGGCGATCCTGCAGGTCGAGCTCGCGACTCTTTCCGGCCAGTCCGAACGGCAACTCGAAGCCGGCCTGCGGGAAGTGATGACCGATCCGATGCTGGGGCTTGAAGCGGTGCCGGAGGCCGAGTTGCAGGCCATGGCCGGCAGCGCGCCCAATGCGTCCCGGGCGGTTCTGGCGCTCTACCGTGCCTGGCGTGTGGCGCGCGAGGATGCCAGCGGTCTGGCCCTGCCGAGCGGCCGCCGCCTGCAATTGCCGGCCGAGGAAGCGCGCGACTTCTTCCAGGACCGCGCCAATCATTTCCCGGCACTGGAAACCGTGGCAGAGCAGATCGGCGCCGAAATGGCCGCCACGCCGGCGGAACTGAACCACGCCATCGCGCAACGGCTGCGGCAGCGGCATGGCCTGGTGGTACGTGTCGGCGCACTGGAGGGCAGCCTGCGGCGCTTCGACCCTGCGGCGCGCCTGCTCGAACTGTCCGAATCCCTGCCGCGAGGCAGCCGAGGCTTTCAGATGGCCTTCCAGCTCATGCTGCTGGAAGCGCGCGGCGTCGTGGAGGAGGTGTTGGCCCCCGCCGCCCCGTCATCGGCTGAGGCGGCCGCATTGATCCGCATCGGCTTGCTGAACTATGGCGCCGCGGCGCTGCTGATGCCCTATGCGCCCTTCCTGGCCGCCGCGCGGGAACTCCGCCATGACCTCGACCGCCTCTGCGCCCGCTTCGGCCAGGGCTTCGAGCAGGTGACCCACCGCCTTTGCACGATGCAACGGGACGGCGAACGCGGCGTGCCCTTCTTTTTCCTCCGCACGGACACGGCGGGGAATGTGGACAAGCGCTTCTCAGCCGCCGGCTTTCCCTTCGCGCGATTCGGTGGTTCCTGCCCGCGCTGGCTGCCGCATATCACCTTCGCGAGCCCGGAAAGATTGCAGGTGCAGATCGCGGAACTCCCCGATGGCGCCAGCTTCCTCTGCTTCGCCCGCATGATCGCCGGTCCCGTGACCCGCTGGGGGGAGCCGGTGCCTACGCATGTGGTCACGCTCGGCTGCGACATCTCGCATGCGGGGGAAGTGGTCTACGCGGATGGAATGGACCTGGGGACATGCCGCGTCGGTATCGGCCTGTCCTGCCGCCTCTGCGAGCGCGCCGATTGCCGCAGCCGTGCCTTCCCGCCTCTCGAGCACCGGCTGAGCCTGGACCCGCATGAAGAGCGCATGGCGCCCTGGGCCTTCTCCGGTCGCCGGAAGGACGAACTCCAGCCCTGA
- a CDS encoding Bug family tripartite tricarboxylate transporter substrate binding protein, with protein MKNIRLKRRDFLGAAAVLAATSGAARAQNWPERPIRLVVPFAPGGGGDTLGRLSAQAAQAQLSQPLVVENRAGAGGNIGAEAVARAAADGYTLLYGTNGTHAINEALYPKLPFRPDADFIPVAALSRIALVVVVRKDLPVETVPELITLLKAQPGKLTYASAGNGTTGHIASEMFRGAAGVDLVHVPYRGNAAAMTDLAAGRVDMAIDLIPAAAPLLQGGAVRALAVTSLERLPTHPDLPTVASFLPGFEVAAWDGIFAPAGTPAPVVTALNAAFRMGMRNQETVERLRQRGAEVVPLESPRDFAEFVVAEREKWSAAVRASGARMD; from the coding sequence ATGAAGAACATAAGATTGAAGCGGCGGGACTTTCTGGGGGCGGCGGCTGTGCTGGCCGCCACTTCCGGCGCCGCGCGGGCGCAGAACTGGCCGGAGCGGCCGATCCGGCTGGTCGTGCCCTTCGCCCCCGGGGGCGGGGGCGACACGCTGGGCCGCCTCTCCGCCCAGGCGGCGCAGGCGCAACTCAGCCAGCCGCTGGTGGTGGAGAACCGGGCGGGCGCGGGCGGCAATATCGGCGCCGAGGCCGTCGCGCGCGCGGCGGCGGATGGCTATACCCTGCTCTACGGCACCAACGGCACCCATGCGATCAACGAGGCGCTCTACCCGAAGCTGCCGTTCCGCCCGGATGCCGACTTCATCCCCGTCGCCGCCCTTTCCCGCATCGCCCTGGTGGTGGTGGTCCGCAAGGACCTGCCGGTGGAGACGGTGCCGGAGCTGATCACGCTGCTGAAGGCGCAGCCGGGCAAGCTCACCTATGCCTCCGCCGGCAATGGCACGACGGGGCATATCGCCTCGGAGATGTTCCGGGGCGCGGCCGGGGTGGATCTGGTCCATGTGCCCTATCGCGGCAATGCGGCGGCGATGACGGATCTCGCGGCCGGGCGCGTGGACATGGCGATCGACCTGATCCCCGCCGCGGCGCCGCTGCTGCAGGGCGGCGCGGTGCGGGCCCTGGCGGTGACGAGCCTGGAGCGGCTGCCGACCCACCCGGACCTTCCCACCGTCGCCTCCTTCCTGCCGGGCTTCGAGGTCGCGGCCTGGGACGGCATCTTTGCCCCGGCCGGCACGCCCGCGCCCGTGGTCACGGCGCTCAACGCCGCCTTCCGCATGGGCATGCGGAATCAGGAGACGGTGGAGCGGCTGCGCCAGCGCGGCGCGGAGGTCGTGCCCCTGGAATCCCCCCGCGACTTCGCGGAATTCGTGGTGGCGGAGCGGGAGAAATGGTCGGCCGCCGTGCGGGCCAGCGGCGCCCGGATGGACTGA
- a CDS encoding carboxyl transferase domain-containing protein: MAVLQTALDARSPDAARNAAEMRALVDDLRAQAGLIRLGGGQAARDRHLGRGKLLPRDRIRALIDPLSPFLEVGQMAAHEMYGGEVPSAGIVTGIGRVSGRECMIVANDATVKGGTYFPLTVKKHLRAQEIAGQNRLPCIYLVDSGGANLPNQDEVFPDRDHFGRIFFNQANMSARGIPQVAVVMGSCTAGGAYVPAMCDESIIVRNQGTIFLAGPPLVKAATGEIVSAEELGGADVHSRISGVTDHFAENDAHALGIARRVVASLNGTKAPTLALRQPAPLLYDAEELYAVVPADRRTPYDVREVIARLVDGSEFDEFKRLYGPTLVCGFAHIWGYPVGIVANNGILFSESAQKGAHFIELCAQRGIPLVFLQNITGFMVGRKYEAGGIAKDGAKMVTAVATAAVPKFTVIIGGSFGAGNYGMCGRAYSPRFLWMWPNARIGVMGGEQAASVLATVRRDGIEGRGGTWPAEEEEAFKAPLREQYERQGHPYYSSARLWDDGVIDPADTRRVLALGLSASLNAPIEETRFGVFRM, from the coding sequence ATGGCGGTGCTGCAAACGGCCCTGGATGCCCGCTCCCCGGATGCCGCGCGGAATGCGGCCGAGATGCGCGCGTTGGTCGATGACTTGCGCGCCCAGGCGGGACTGATACGCCTCGGCGGCGGCCAGGCCGCACGGGACCGGCATCTCGGGCGCGGCAAGCTGTTGCCGCGCGACCGCATCCGGGCGCTGATCGACCCTCTCTCCCCTTTCCTGGAAGTGGGGCAGATGGCCGCGCATGAGATGTATGGCGGCGAGGTTCCCTCGGCCGGCATCGTCACCGGCATCGGCCGCGTTTCCGGCCGCGAATGCATGATCGTGGCGAATGATGCCACGGTGAAGGGCGGCACCTATTTCCCGCTGACGGTGAAGAAGCACCTGCGCGCGCAGGAGATCGCCGGGCAGAACCGCCTGCCCTGCATCTACCTCGTGGATTCCGGCGGCGCCAATCTGCCGAACCAAGATGAGGTCTTTCCCGACCGGGACCATTTCGGCCGCATCTTCTTCAACCAGGCGAATATGTCGGCCAGGGGCATCCCGCAGGTCGCGGTGGTGATGGGCAGTTGCACCGCTGGCGGCGCCTATGTGCCGGCGATGTGCGACGAAAGCATCATCGTCCGCAACCAGGGCACCATCTTCCTCGCCGGCCCGCCGCTGGTGAAGGCCGCGACGGGCGAGATCGTCTCCGCCGAGGAACTGGGCGGCGCCGATGTGCATAGCCGCATCTCCGGCGTCACCGACCATTTCGCGGAGAATGATGCCCATGCCCTTGGCATCGCCCGCCGGGTGGTGGCCAGCCTGAACGGCACCAAGGCCCCGACCCTGGCGCTGCGGCAGCCCGCGCCGCTGCTCTACGACGCGGAGGAGCTTTACGCGGTGGTGCCGGCCGACCGCCGCACGCCTTATGACGTGCGGGAAGTCATCGCGCGCCTTGTGGATGGCAGCGAGTTCGACGAATTCAAGCGCCTCTATGGCCCCACATTGGTCTGCGGCTTCGCGCATATCTGGGGCTACCCGGTCGGCATCGTCGCCAATAACGGCATCCTGTTTTCGGAATCGGCACAGAAGGGCGCGCATTTCATCGAGCTTTGCGCGCAGCGCGGCATTCCGCTGGTCTTTTTGCAGAATATCACCGGCTTCATGGTGGGCAGGAAATACGAGGCCGGCGGCATCGCCAAGGATGGCGCTAAGATGGTCACCGCCGTCGCCACGGCAGCCGTGCCGAAATTCACCGTCATCATCGGCGGCAGTTTCGGCGCTGGCAATTACGGCATGTGCGGCCGCGCCTATTCCCCGCGCTTCCTCTGGATGTGGCCCAATGCCCGCATCGGCGTGATGGGCGGCGAGCAGGCGGCTTCCGTATTGGCCACGGTGCGGCGCGACGGCATCGAAGGCCGCGGCGGCACGTGGCCGGCGGAGGAGGAGGAAGCCTTCAAGGCGCCGCTCCGGGAGCAGTATGAGCGCCAGGGCCATCCCTACTATTCCAGTGCCCGGCTCTGGGATGACGGGGTGATCGACCCGGCGGATACGCGGCGCGTATTGGCGCTCGGCCTTTCCGCCAGCCTGAACGCACCGATCGAGGAGACACGCTTCGGCGTGTTCCGGATGTGA